From the genome of Chionomys nivalis chromosome 19, mChiNiv1.1, whole genome shotgun sequence, one region includes:
- the LOC130862130 gene encoding keratin-associated protein 10-8-like, translated as MAASTMSVCSDACTNSSWQVDDCPESCCEPSCCAPSCCQSSCCAPSCCAPAPCLTLICTPVSCGSGPCCQSACSSCCTPSCCQPPCCVPVCCKPVCCVSICSDCQPACCTCSPCQPSCCVPVCCKPICCEPVCCEPVCCEPVCCEPVCCEPVCCEPVC; from the coding sequence ATGGCTGCctccaccatgtctgtctgctctGACGCTTGCACCAACTCCTCCTGGCAGGTGGACGACTGCCCAGAGAGCTGCTGTGAGCCTAGCTGCTGTGCCCCCAGCTGCTGCCAGTCCAGCTGCTGTGCCCCCAGCTGCTGTGCCCCAGCCCCCTGCTTGACCCTCATCTGTACCCCAGTTAGCTGTGGGTCCGGCCCCTGCTGCCAATCTGCCTGCAGCAGCTGTTGCACACCCTCATGCTGCCAGCCCCCATGCTGTGTGCCTGTCTGCTGCAAGCCAGTCTGCTGTGTCTCCATCTGCTCTGACTGCCAGCCAGCCTGTTGCACCTGCTCCCCCTGCCAGCCatcctgctgtgtgcctgtctgcTGCAAACCTATCTGCTGTGAGCCTGTCTGCTGTGAGCCTGTCTGCTGTGAGCCTGTCTGCTGTGAGCCGGTCTGCTGTGAGCCCGTCTGCTGTGAGCCGGTATGCTGA